In the genome of Notamacropus eugenii isolate mMacEug1 chromosome 5, mMacEug1.pri_v2, whole genome shotgun sequence, one region contains:
- the FXYD2 gene encoding sodium/potassium-transporting ATPase subunit gamma isoform X3 yields the protein MPGTLMAKSGSPKGDDERFSYDYNTIRNGGLIFAALAFIVGLIIILGKRLRCGGKKKRRQINEDEL from the exons ATGCCAGGAACACTGATGGCTAAAA gTGGAAGTCCCAAGGGGGATGATGAGAGATTCAGCTACG ATTATAACACCATCAGGAATGGAGGCCTGATTTTTGCTGCCTTGGCATTCATCGTGGGGCTGATCATCATCCTAG gCAAAAGGCTTCGTTGTGGGGGCAAGAAGAAACGCCG gCAAATCAATGAAGATGAACTTTAA
- the FXYD2 gene encoding sodium/potassium-transporting ATPase subunit gamma isoform X4: MDRLYFGGSPKGDDERFSYDYNTIRNGGLIFAALAFIVGLIIILGKRLRCGGKKKRRQINEDEL, translated from the exons ATGGATAGACTATACTTTG gTGGAAGTCCCAAGGGGGATGATGAGAGATTCAGCTACG ATTATAACACCATCAGGAATGGAGGCCTGATTTTTGCTGCCTTGGCATTCATCGTGGGGCTGATCATCATCCTAG gCAAAAGGCTTCGTTGTGGGGGCAAGAAGAAACGCCG gCAAATCAATGAAGATGAACTTTAA
- the FXYD2 gene encoding sodium/potassium-transporting ATPase subunit gamma isoform X2, with protein MGAVVCCSEASNFLLLLGLGNSPEDMDRLYFGGSPKGDDERFSYDYNTIRNGGLIFAALAFIVGLIIILGKRLRCGGKKKRRQINEDEL; from the exons ATGGGGGCTGTGGTTTGCTGCTCAGAGGCTTCcaacttcctcctcctcctggggCTAG GCAACAGTCCCGAGGACATGGATAGACTATACTTTG gTGGAAGTCCCAAGGGGGATGATGAGAGATTCAGCTACG ATTATAACACCATCAGGAATGGAGGCCTGATTTTTGCTGCCTTGGCATTCATCGTGGGGCTGATCATCATCCTAG gCAAAAGGCTTCGTTGTGGGGGCAAGAAGAAACGCCG gCAAATCAATGAAGATGAACTTTAA